One window from the genome of Mycolicibacterium gadium encodes:
- a CDS encoding LytR C-terminal domain-containing protein: protein MNQQNSSGLPLRAMVMVLLFLGVVFLLVGFQAMGSGDDDGEQSPIATSTPTVTTASPTESPEPAKPEVRVFNISTVQGAAEGTANRLREGGWTVAETGNLELPDVTTNTVYFTDAPGEREAAEEVGRLLDAPVEPRLPELAEQPPGVLVVVTG, encoded by the coding sequence ATGAATCAGCAGAACTCCTCTGGCCTACCCCTGCGTGCCATGGTGATGGTGCTGCTGTTCCTCGGCGTCGTATTTCTCCTGGTGGGATTCCAGGCGATGGGTTCAGGGGACGACGACGGCGAACAGTCGCCCATCGCGACTAGCACGCCGACCGTCACCACCGCCAGTCCGACAGAGTCCCCCGAACCGGCCAAGCCCGAGGTGCGGGTGTTCAACATCTCGACGGTGCAGGGCGCTGCGGAGGGCACCGCCAACCGGTTGCGTGAAGGCGGCTGGACCGTCGCAGAGACCGGCAACCTCGAGCTGCCCGACGTGACAACCAACACCGTGTATTTCACCGACGCCCCAGGGGAGCGGGAGGCCGCCGAGGAAGTCGGCAGGTTGTTGGATGCGCCGGTCGAACCGCGACTGCCTGAGTTGGCCGAGCAGCCGCCGGGCGTGCTCGTGGTGGTGACCGGCTAG
- the sodC gene encoding superoxide dismutase[Cu-Zn] has translation MLKNVAVAAGFAIPALVLSACSAPEQPATSPGTTPSVWTGSPAPSAAPGEQGGGHGGGAGEAASGETLTTELKLPNGTTVATAEIAFSGNYATVTVETTEAGELAPGFHGLHIHSVGKCEANSVAPTGGAPGDFNSAGGHLQVPGHSGHPASGDLTSLQVREDGSAMLVTTTDAFTAEDLTGEAKTAIIIHEKADNFANIPPERYQQVNGAPPPDETTLATGDAGKRVACGVIGAS, from the coding sequence ATGCTCAAGAACGTCGCCGTTGCAGCAGGCTTCGCAATTCCCGCCCTCGTGTTGAGCGCATGCAGCGCCCCCGAACAACCCGCGACCTCGCCGGGCACCACGCCGTCGGTGTGGACCGGTTCGCCGGCACCGTCTGCGGCGCCCGGTGAGCAGGGCGGTGGCCACGGAGGGGGCGCGGGTGAGGCCGCCAGCGGCGAGACGCTGACGACCGAACTGAAACTCCCGAACGGGACGACGGTCGCCACGGCCGAGATCGCTTTCTCGGGCAACTATGCGACCGTCACGGTCGAGACCACTGAGGCCGGTGAACTCGCGCCCGGCTTCCACGGACTGCACATCCACTCGGTCGGCAAGTGCGAGGCCAACTCGGTCGCACCCACCGGCGGTGCCCCCGGCGACTTCAATTCGGCCGGTGGACATTTGCAGGTGCCCGGCCACAGCGGCCATCCCGCCAGCGGTGACCTGACGTCGCTGCAGGTTCGCGAGGACGGCTCGGCGATGTTGGTGACGACCACCGACGCGTTCACCGCGGAGGACCTCACGGGTGAGGCCAAGACCGCGATCATCATTCACGAGAAGGCCGACAACTTCGCCAACATCCCGCCGGAGCGCTACCAGCAGGTCAACGGGGCGCCTCCGCCGGACGAGACCACCCTGGCAACCGGCGATGCCGGAAAGCGCGTGGCCTGCGGTGTCATCGGCGCCAGCTAA